Genomic DNA from Salinibacter pepae:
GCGACGAGCCGTGACGCCAACAGGGCCGCCCACTGCCGGACGAAGGTAACGCCCCGGCGGCCCCGGCACACGATGACACGCCCGGCGTAGGAGACACAAACCCACACTCCCCCCTGATTATTTCGCCGTCCCCATGCCCGCCGACGGCCCCCGTCCCCTCGGAGAGGTTCTCAAGGAAGTCATCGACGAGCTCGGCGTTCAGGAGGAGGTCGATGAGGCCCGCGTCGTCGAGACGTGGGCGAGCCTCGCGGGGGAGAAGATCAACAGCGTGACCGAGTCGGCCTGGATGAAGGGCTCGACGCTGTACGTGAAGATCACCTCGGCCGCCTGGCGTCAAGAGTTGCACATGAACCGGCGCAAGTGGCGCGATCGCCTCAATGGCGCGCTCGAGGCCGAACTGGTCGACGAGATCGTGTTCCGGTAAGGGGCCTGACCGCCCCCGTCGTCACTCGTCGTAGGCGCGGAGGGCGAGGGAGGTGTTGTGCCCGCCGAAGCCAAAAGCGTTGGACAGGGCCACGCTCACGGGCCGCTCCTCGGCCTCGTTGAACGTGTAGTCCAGGTCGCACGCCGGATCGGCCTCCTCGAAGTTGATGGTCGGCGGCACCACGTCGTGCCGGAGGGCCTGGATGGCGGCGATGGCCTCAATGGCGCCCGCGGCCCCGAGGAGGTGGCCCGTCATGCTCTTCGTCGAGGACACGTTTAGGTCGTACGCGTGGTCGTCGAACACCTTTTTGAGCGCCTTCGTCTCGGCCTCGTCGCCGAGGGGGGTCGACGTGCCGTGGGCGTTGATGTAGTCGACGTCGGTCGGCTCCAAGCCGGCGTTGTCGAGCACGCGGTTGAGCGCGAGGCACACGCCGCCCCCCTCCGGGTCGGGGGCCGTCAGGTGGTGGGCATCGGCGGACATGCCAATGCCCTCGATTTCCGCGTAGATGGTGGCCCCCCGGGCCCTGGCCCGCTCCAGGTCTTCGATGAAGAGCGCGCCGGCCCCCTCGCCCATCACGAAGCCGTCCCGGTGAGCGTCAAACGGCCGCGACGCCCGGGCCGGGTCGTCGTTGCGCGTCGAGAGGGCCCGCATGCTCGCAAAGCCCGCAATGCCGAGCCGCGTCACGCAGGCGTCGGTGCCGCCGCAGAGGGCGGCATCCATGTCGCCCCGCTGGATCATGCGGTAGGCGTCCCCGATGTTGTGGTTGCCCGTGGCGCAGGCCGAGACCATGGCGTGGTTTGGCCCCCGAAAGCCGTGCGCCATGGCGATCTGGCCGGCCGCAATGTCGGGAATCAACGTCGGGATGAAGAAGGGCGACGTGCGCTTCTCCCCGCCCTCGATGAACTCTTCGGCCTGGTCCCGAAAGGTTTTGATGCCCCCAATGCCGGTGCCGTAGACGACCCCGATCCGGTCCTTTTCGTCCTGGGACATCCCGTCGGGGTTGAGGCCGGCGTCCGCCACCGCCTGGTCGGCGGTGACGAGGGCGTACTGGCTAAACGGGTCCACGCGCCGGGCCTGCTTGGCAGGAAGGTGGTCCTCCGGGTCGAAGCCGTCGAGCTCGCAGGCAAAGGTCACCCGAAGGCCCTCCGGATCGAAGGACCCGATGGTGGCGGCGCCACTCTCCCCCTCCACGAGCCCCTGCCAGTACTCCTCCACCGAGAGCCCGAGGGGGGTAAGCGCCCCCATGCCCGTAACGACGACGCGACGTGACGTGCCTGCCATGCTTTGTGTGGTTGCGACTGCCTATACAGTGTACGCGGCCCGCGCCCAATCCGACCCTGTGCCCCAAAACACAAACGCCCGGCGAGCCGTCCGGCCCTTCCGGGACGGCGCTCACCGGAACGCAGGAGCAGAGGGACTACGCCTTCTCCTCGAGGTACCCTACGGCGTCGCCGACCGTCGCGATCTCTTCGGCCTCCTCGTCCGGGATCGTCAGGTCGAACTCCTTCTCAAACTCCATAATGAGCTCGACGGTGTCGAGCGAGTCCGCGCCCAGGTCGTTCGTAAAGGAAGCGTCCGACGTCACGTCGTCTTCGTCGACGCCCAGTTTGTCGACAATGATCGACTTGACCGTCTCTTCGATGTCGCTGGCCATGGTTGGCAGTTTCGTTGATGAGAAGTAGGCAGATGAGTGAATACGCGATTTACCACCCCGAACGACGCGTCCTCCCGCTGGGAGGACCCGAGCCCAAAATCGCCTCGGGCTTGCCGGGGCAGGGGGTATTCAGCCACGCTAAAGTACAACGGGACCCGTGGAGAAGCAACGTTTGATGCAAGCTTCGCACTCGCGGAACCCGGCCGTGGGCCGTGTTGGGCGTGTCTTTACAATCCAACGTTGGCAATAACGCCCCCGGGTCTTATGTTATCGGTCGATTTCGAAACTTTCCTTTCGCCTCCGCTTAGGGCGTAGTCGTTTGTCCCTTCTTCGGAGCGGAGCCGTTTTTAAGGCGGCGCGTTTTTCTCACGGACCGATTGTTGTTCATGGCTTACCTCTTCACCTCCGAGTCGGTCTCGGAGGGCCACCCCGACAAGATCGCCGATCAGATTTCGGACGCCATCCTCGATGCCCACCTGGCCGAAGACCGAAACAGCCGGGTGGCCGCGGAGACGCTCGTGACGTCCGGGCTCGTCGTACTCAGCGGCGAGATCACGTCTCAAGCTCGTGTGGAGCCGCGGGAGATTGCCCGCGAGGTCATCCGGGACATCGGGTACACCGACCCTCGCATCCGGTTCGACGCCGAATCATGTGGGGTCATCAGCAGCCTCCACGAGCAGAGCGGCGACATCAGCCAGGGCGTCGACGGCGGGGAGGAACAGGGGGCCGGGGACCAGGGCCTCATGTTCGGCTACGCGTGCCGGGAGACCGACGAGCTGATGCCCATGCCCATCACGTTCTCGCACCGGCTCGTGCAGGAGCTCGCCCACATCCGCAAGGAGACGGACAAGATGCCCTACCTGCGGCCCGACTCGAAGAGCCAGGTCACCATCGAGTACAACGAGGACCGCATGACGCCGCGGCGGGTGCACACCGTTGTCGTGTCTACGCAGCACGACGAAGGGGTGCCCCAGAAGAAGATTCGGAAGGATGTGCGCGA
This window encodes:
- a CDS encoding DUF721 domain-containing protein; amino-acid sequence: MPADGPRPLGEVLKEVIDELGVQEEVDEARVVETWASLAGEKINSVTESAWMKGSTLYVKITSAAWRQELHMNRRKWRDRLNGALEAELVDEIVFR
- the fabF gene encoding beta-ketoacyl-ACP synthase II produces the protein MAGTSRRVVVTGMGALTPLGLSVEEYWQGLVEGESGAATIGSFDPEGLRVTFACELDGFDPEDHLPAKQARRVDPFSQYALVTADQAVADAGLNPDGMSQDEKDRIGVVYGTGIGGIKTFRDQAEEFIEGGEKRTSPFFIPTLIPDIAAGQIAMAHGFRGPNHAMVSACATGNHNIGDAYRMIQRGDMDAALCGGTDACVTRLGIAGFASMRALSTRNDDPARASRPFDAHRDGFVMGEGAGALFIEDLERARARGATIYAEIEGIGMSADAHHLTAPDPEGGGVCLALNRVLDNAGLEPTDVDYINAHGTSTPLGDEAETKALKKVFDDHAYDLNVSSTKSMTGHLLGAAGAIEAIAAIQALRHDVVPPTINFEEADPACDLDYTFNEAEERPVSVALSNAFGFGGHNTSLALRAYDE
- a CDS encoding acyl carrier protein gives rise to the protein MASDIEETVKSIIVDKLGVDEDDVTSDASFTNDLGADSLDTVELIMEFEKEFDLTIPDEEAEEIATVGDAVGYLEEKA
- the metK gene encoding methionine adenosyltransferase; protein product: MAYLFTSESVSEGHPDKIADQISDAILDAHLAEDRNSRVAAETLVTSGLVVLSGEITSQARVEPREIAREVIRDIGYTDPRIRFDAESCGVISSLHEQSGDISQGVDGGEEQGAGDQGLMFGYACRETDELMPMPITFSHRLVQELAHIRKETDKMPYLRPDSKSQVTIEYNEDRMTPRRVHTVVVSTQHDEGVPQKKIRKDVRDILLPRALPTDLLDEDLILHVNPTGRFVTGGPHGDTGVTGRKIIVDTYGGKGAHGGGAFSGKDPSKVDRSATYAARHVAKNLVAAELCDEAEVQLAYAIGVAEPVSIDVSTNGTGVLPDTELCEMVREHFELSPSAIIDRLDLLKPRYQKTAAYGHFGRPTFPWEELTHVEALKREAPAVAP